The window TCTCGAGCGCAGTCAACGATGCGGACATTATCGCGTGCGCGACAACATCTCTCGAACCGGTCTTTGACGCCTCCCACGTGAAACTCGGGACCCACATTATCGGCGTTGGATCGTACGCAAGAGAAATGCAAGAGCTGCCGGCGGAGATCTTCGGAAAGGCAGCTATCATCGCGGTCGATCAGCTTCACGCATCATCAATCGAAGCGGGTGATCTGATCGCCGCGATCGAGAAGGGCTATCTCACCAAAGACCGTCCGGTCGAGCTCGGGACGCTGATAAAAGAATCCTGTGTTCCGCCTCGGGATGCGATCACGATATTTAAATCTGTCGGCATCGCCGCACAGGATTGGATGCTTGCGAATCTGCTGATGGAGCGCGTGCTCGCCACGACGCGTGGACTAAGCGGCGTAACGCTGCTGGACGCATGACGAGCCGCTCCACGACAGTAATCGCCGGCGGGAAAGTGCTCGATGGACTGGGTGGCGCCGCGCAGGACTGCGACGTCTATATCCGAGACGCGCGCATTGATGATCTTCGCCCCCATTCGGACAGCCATAGAGGCTACGACGTCATTGATGCTGCGGGGCTAACTATAACTCCAGGCTTCATCGACACCCACTCTCATGCCGATAATGCTCCGTTCGTTCATGAGAACGACACGATGAAGATTCTCCAAGGCGTCACGACAGAAGTTGTCGGCAATTGCGGTTTCAGTCTCGCGCCGGTTTCGTTTGAATGGCGTGAAGAGCATCAGAACATGGTTTCCGCATGGCCGCACAGTTTTGCGGGTTCTTCGTTTGCGGAGCTACTTGCAGAGACCGATAAGCTCGGCTACATGTCCAACTATGTCCCGCTCGTTGGACACGGTGCGATACGGCTGGCAGCGATGGGTATGGACAACCGGGAGCCGACTCGACAAGAGCAAATCCGGATGGAAGTGCTTTTGGAAGCAGCGCTCGATGCGGGCGCATTCGGCATGTCGACCGGCCTCGTCTATCCTCCAGGAGTCTTCTCGAAAACGGACGAGATCGTGAACCTCGCAAAACGTCTTCGACCGCATTCGATTTATGCGTCGCATATTCGAGGCGAAGGTTCAACTCTTTTGGAAGCCGTCGCCGAAGCATTGCAGATTGGAGAGTCCTCAGCGAGGCGCCTCGTTCTCTCTCACCACAAGGCGACAGGCAAGCGGAACTGGGGCGCGACGGAGCGCTCATTACAGCTCATACAAGACGCTCGAGATCGTGGCGTCGACGTCTATCAAGACATGTATCCGTACACGGCCGGCTCAACGTTTCTATCCGCGCTAATACCGCCCGAGTTTCACGAAGGCGGCAAAAAGATGCTGCTGTCGCGTTTAACCGATCGGTCCGAGTTGCAGCGTATTCAAAAGCGTCTTGACGAATCGCCGACAAGCGGTTTTCAAAATACACTATTCGAGTCGGGCTATGAATCCGTGCTGATATCTTTGACCAACAGCAGGAAATTCGAGGGACAAACGTTAGTCGAGGCAGCTCGCAGTTTGGGTAGGTCTAACTTCGATACACTCATCCATATTTTGGTTACAGAAGATCTTTCGCCGCAGATGATCGTGTTCTTCATTGATGAGAACGACATCGAACGCGTAATGCGCAATAAACGCACCGCATTTGGGTCCGATGGAGCGTTTCCGGGAACCATCGGAAAGTCGCATCCGCGAACGTTTGGTACTTTTCCGCGTGTCCTTTCGCGTTATGTCCGCGACAAGGCTGTCCTTACGTTGGAGGAGGGAGTACGCAAAATGACCAGCCTGCCGGCTGAGATGTTCCATCTCGGCGAGGTCGGGCAGATTGCACCTAGTAAGCTGGCCGATCTCGTCGCGTTTGATGCCGCAACGATCTCGGACGATCTCGACTATCGGGATCCCGTACGACTGCCAAAAGGAATCGCTTGGGTCATGCAGAGCGGCCAAGTCGTTGTTAAAGACAATCAATTTTGGGGTGCGCGCCGCGGCCGTCGTTTCGAACCTAAATAGGTTCTCCAATACTCTCCAGTACCGTTATGCCGAGTCCCGGAGCGGTTGACGCAGCGAGACGACCGTTTTTTCGAATGGGAGCGCCATCGGCCGTCCGTAGCGTGACGTAGCTGTTGAAGTCGGTCGATGAGAACAGCAGTCGCGACGGCGTGCTGTGGGCGAGGTGTGCGATCGCGGCAGTGATAATATCGCTGCCCCACTGATCTTCGATCGTCATCGCGATGCCGAGCGAGATGCACACATCGCGGATCTGTCGCGCCTTCGTGAGTCCGCCGACCTTAGATATCTTGAGGTTGATCGCGTCCATCGCGTGGTCTGCGTGAGCACGAAGAAGCGCAGCAATACCGTCGATAACCTCATCGAGGATGAAGGGCCGGTCCGTCTTGCTGCGTACCGCAAGGCATTCTTCATACGTGGCGCAAGGCTGTTCAATGTAAACATCGAGTGCGCGAACCGCGTCGACCACGCGGACTGCTTCATGCTGGGTCCAACCGCCGTTGGCGTCGGCGACGAGCACATCCCCGGGAGCGAGTGCCACCGCGACAGCGCTGATTCGCTCAATGTCGAGATCAGGCTCACCGCCAACCTTGAGTTGGAACTTGCGATACCCTTCGTTGCGGTACGACTTGACGCTGCGCACCATCGCTTCCGGCGACTCTTGCGAAATAGCTCGATAGAGTGCATAATCCTCGCCGCAGCGGCCACCGAGCAGCGTGACTATAGGCAGATCGGTTGACTTCCCGAGGATATCCCAGCAGGCGATGTCGATGGCCGACTTCGCATATCCGTGGCCGCGAAGTGCTTCGTCCATGCGGCGATTGATGTTGCCGAGTTCTCGCGGATCTGCACCGATCAGGGCCGGCGCCAATATCGCAATCGCGGCTCGCGCGCCCTCCGGAAAAGCCGGTAGATACGCCGGCAGCGGGCAGAACTCGCCGTAACCCGAGACGCCCGCGTCGGTATCGATCCGGACGATGGTAGAATCGAACGTCATCGCGACGCGGCCGCCGGAGAAACGATAGGCGCCTTCGTTAAGCGGAAGGTCGACACGATAGACTTGAATGTTACTGATGCGCACGCCGGGTGGCTTCGTCTGCGCTATACCATATCCTATAGGATTTTCTATAGGGTTCATGGGACCAAAAAGCGCCGCGTGGCGAGGCGCGCGACGAAGAACGTGGGCCGACGCGCCAATGACTACCATGTATGACGCCTCCGCGTCATCAAAGAGCTTGGCGAGCATCGAAAGCCAGGTT of the Candidatus Baltobacteraceae bacterium genome contains:
- a CDS encoding D-aminoacylase; this translates as MLDGLGGAAQDCDVYIRDARIDDLRPHSDSHRGYDVIDAAGLTITPGFIDTHSHADNAPFVHENDTMKILQGVTTEVVGNCGFSLAPVSFEWREEHQNMVSAWPHSFAGSSFAELLAETDKLGYMSNYVPLVGHGAIRLAAMGMDNREPTRQEQIRMEVLLEAALDAGAFGMSTGLVYPPGVFSKTDEIVNLAKRLRPHSIYASHIRGEGSTLLEAVAEALQIGESSARRLVLSHHKATGKRNWGATERSLQLIQDARDRGVDVYQDMYPYTAGSTFLSALIPPEFHEGGKKMLLSRLTDRSELQRIQKRLDESPTSGFQNTLFESGYESVLISLTNSRKFEGQTLVEAARSLGRSNFDTLIHILVTEDLSPQMIVFFIDENDIERVMRNKRTAFGSDGAFPGTIGKSHPRTFGTFPRVLSRYVRDKAVLTLEEGVRKMTSLPAEMFHLGEVGQIAPSKLADLVAFDAATISDDLDYRDPVRLPKGIAWVMQSGQVVVKDNQFWGARRGRRFEPK
- a CDS encoding cis-3-hydroxy-L-proline dehydratase; the encoded protein is MRISNIQVYRVDLPLNEGAYRFSGGRVAMTFDSTIVRIDTDAGVSGYGEFCPLPAYLPAFPEGARAAIAILAPALIGADPRELGNINRRMDEALRGHGYAKSAIDIACWDILGKSTDLPIVTLLGGRCGEDYALYRAISQESPEAMVRSVKSYRNEGYRKFQLKVGGEPDLDIERISAVAVALAPGDVLVADANGGWTQHEAVRVVDAVRALDVYIEQPCATYEECLAVRSKTDRPFILDEVIDGIAALLRAHADHAMDAINLKISKVGGLTKARQIRDVCISLGIAMTIEDQWGSDIITAAIAHLAHSTPSRLLFSSTDFNSYVTLRTADGAPIRKNGRLAASTAPGLGITVLESIGEPI